The nucleotide sequence CCAATGCTAATCTcatgtttctcaacatcatcaaatgAGACATTATAACTACTCAAAGTACTTATAGTTGAATTTGACGATGACGGAGTTATGGTCAAGTCATCAGTGACGATAAACAATCCAGGTCGTTTTAGTAGTAGACCATCTTTTCTTGGATCTCCATGTTCTGTATGGCTATCATGTAACGAAGTGCCTTCCAAAGGGAAAACCTGGTTTTTTGAAGTATAATGCTGGCCAATATGAGGTTTAAGTAACATATCTTTGATATCTTGTGATTTAAGGTATGTTCCTACACTCATGTCGGAAATGCTTTTGATGATATTTTCCATACAATTTAGAGAAGAAAACCCTTTCAACAGTTCTCCAACTACTGTTCCTAAAGGAATTGACAACAACCCAAAAAGAAAGTCAACAAAATCTCCTTTATCTTCTGCAAACAAGAGCTTACCAGTTGACTTTTGCAATGCTACTTCCAGAAGAAACTTTGAACTTGAAGATTCCCCTTTCtttattaaattaataatttgATGAAAACTAAGAATTTGGCCAGGGACAACTAAATCTCGGATCAAACTGGCCCTATTGAAAACTAAATATGTGAACACAGAATCGAATGACAATGCAGCATTTAAAAAACAGAGaatctgcaaaaaaaaaataaactgaaGCCATTTAGTACTAAATAAGAACACAATGATTCTGTGCATTCGTGATTTTTAGTGTTTTAGTATAACATTCCTATTCTTTTTGTaaaagaacttgaggtgatagaAAAAACCAATGGGACTAGTCTAAACCGCTCTTATCGGTAATCGAATGCACAAGATTCTTGTGAATGTGAGCAACCAAGAATTTTTATCACATAACAATAATATAGTGGAGTGTAAACTTTTAATTTATGATTAAATGAAGATGTAAATAAAAAAGAACCAAGTTTTACCTGCTCACGGCCCATATCTAACTTGATCTCCTCTAAACAGCTCTTGTTAGTAATTCCACAATCTGTCAGCAGTCGAATGCTGGTTGCAGAAGTATAAGGCATAACACAAAGATCGTCAGTGACAATAAAAGTTGCAATATCAGAAACAAACACACCCGTATCCCAGCTCCCACGATAAAATCTCCGGCAATACTCCTCCTGGGAAGTATAAGGCTCCGTCTCATCTAGTAACAGTTGAAGGTTTCTGCAGTGATCATATGATAGACTTCTGGGGTTAAGAAGCATAGGTTTGCAATTCTTTATGGATAGGTAACGCTCCGGAAAATTCTTCAGACTTTGGTACAGATTGCTGAAGCTACGAAGAACCTCAAACTTTTTATCATCAACTTTCTCCAAGAGCTTGACAATTGTTCCCATGGGCAGTGTAATGAAGCTGAACAGAATGTCAACAAAGGCGTAATCAGTTTCAGCATACACCGCTCTCTTATTCACTTTGTCTA is from Helianthus annuus cultivar XRQ/B chromosome 9, HanXRQr2.0-SUNRISE, whole genome shotgun sequence and encodes:
- the LOC110875355 gene encoding uncharacterized protein LOC110875355; translation: MTDFTAKAAKISIKVIVDKVNKRAVYAETDYAFVDILFSFITLPMGTIVKLLEKVDDKKFEVLRSFSNLYQSLKNFPERYLSIKNCKPMLLNPRSLSYDHCRNLQLLLDETEPYTSQEEYCRRFYRGSWDTGVFVSDIATFIVTDDLCVMPYTSATSIRLLTDCGITNKSCLEEIKLDMGREQILCFLNAALSFDSVFTYLVFNRASLIRDLVVPGQILSFHQIINLIKKGESSSSKFLLEVALQKSTGKLLFAEDKGDFVDFLFGLLSIPLGTVVGELLKGFSSLNCMENIIKSISDMSVGTYLKSQDIKDMLLKPHIGQHYTSKNQVFPLEGTSLHDSHTEHGDPRKDGLLLKRPGLFIVTDDLTITPSSSNSTISTLSSYNVSFDDVEKHEISIGLKEGLRMLKASLRSCSTTLTDSLKHQLEVIPSVRLRIRLVRTRFMNKVAANAGEERSARVYNKG